The Miscanthus floridulus cultivar M001 chromosome 17, ASM1932011v1, whole genome shotgun sequence genome has a window encoding:
- the LOC136514757 gene encoding transcription factor WRKY45-2-like, protein MAMASMPACAATEFVAKGRESAAVLKAMLGQQPAVVGAGATTPHGLRDLAEQILRCCDRALAALHSGTGTEEAASSSRKRKPEREDRLAAPPAATGSKRMRMSRGERGTRVETKGTMEDGFIWRKYGQKDINGSNYPRLYFRCTYKDDRGCMARRQVQQSNTDPGVYLITYFDEHTCCRDDDAVEPPPPAPFVINFGSSTASSDDQPSGSPWPSSCDDDGPVETHTSSALCSSPEEELQAGTSCNVAEFIVEQSTPVPELMGMMHLLEWEWDRMDGCLDWEFGKGESSFDIDGFVRYDFDCIDLF, encoded by the exons ATGGCAATGGCAAGTATGCCGGCTTGTGCGGCAACTGAGTTCGTGGCCAAGGGGAGGGAGTCGGCTGCCGTTCTGAAGGCCATGCTTGGCCAGCAGCCTGCGGTCGTTGGCGCAGGGGCAACGACGCCCCATGGTCTCCGGGATTTGGCCGAGCAGATCCTCCGCTGCTGCGACCGAGCTCTGGCAGCCTTGCACAGCGGCACCGGCACGGAGGAGGCTGCCAGCAGTTCTAGGAAGCGCAAACCGGAGCGGGAGGATCGCCTGGCTGCTCCCCCTGCGGCGACGGGATCCAAGAGGATGAG GATGAGCCGTGGAGAGCGGGGAACACGAGTTGAGACGAAAGGAACAATGGAGGACGGCTTCATCTGGAGGAAGTATGGCCAAAAGGACATCAACGGCAGCAACTACCCCAG GCTCTACTTCCGCTGCACCTACAAGGACGACCGTGGTTGCATGGCCAGGCGGCAGGTGCAGCAGTCGAACACCGACCCCGGCGTCTACCTCATCACCTACTTCGACGAGCACACCTGCTGCCGCGACGACGACGCTGTCGAGCCACCACCGCCAGCGCCATTCGTCATCAACTTCGGTTCGAGCACCGCCAGTAGCGACGACCAGCCAAGCGGTTCGCCTTGGCCGTCGTCCTGTGATGACGACGGCCCGGTGGAAACGCACACATCATCAGCTTTGTGCAGTTCACCGGAGGAGGAGTTGCAGGCTGGCACGTCGTGCAATGTGGCTGAGTTCATCGTCGAGCAGTCAACGCCGGTGCCAGAGCTGATGGGTATGATGCACTTGCTGGAGTGGGAGTGGGATCGTATGGACGGATGCTTGGACTGGGAGTTCGGCAAAGGCGAGAGCTCCTTCGACATTGACGGTTTCGTCAGATACGACTTCGATTGCATTGATCTGTTTTAA